A single window of Poecilia reticulata strain Guanapo unplaced genomic scaffold, Guppy_female_1.0+MT scaffold_2543, whole genome shotgun sequence DNA harbors:
- the LOC108166116 gene encoding sphingosine 1-phosphate receptor 3-like, with product HILVKSSSRKVSKHSNSEHAMSLLRTVIIVVGVFIACWTPLFILLLVDVTSEQRFPVLFKADWFIALAVLNSAMNPVIYTLASREMRRAFLALVCGVCYKMKASVNGSGNRQFLEPSRSRSKSXSSQNNPNQNQQRXQETDNGTNREDVQEGV from the coding sequence CATATCCTTGTAAAATCCAGCAGCCGAAAGGTGAGTAAGCACAGCAACTCTGAGCACGCTATGTCCCTTCTACGCACCGTCATCATTGTAGTCGGAGTCTTCATCGCTTGCTGGACACCCCTCTTTATCCTGCTCCTGGTGGATGTGACGTCTGAGCAGCGCTTCCCAGTCCTTTTCAAGGCTGACTGGTTTATAGCACTGGCTGTGCTCAACTCGGCCATGAACCCGGTCATCTATACTCTGGCCAGTCGCGAGATGAGACGGGCCTTCCTGGCTCTGGTTTGTGGCGTTTGCTACAAGATGAAGGCGTCGGTGAATGGCAGTGGGAACAGGCAGTTCCTCGAGCCGAGCCGGAGCAGGAGCAAATCATRGAGCAGTCAGAACAACCCCAACCAGAATCAGCAGAGGSGTCAGGAGACGGACAATGGAACGAATAGAGAGGATGTTCAGGAGGGTGTTTAG